Part of the Perognathus longimembris pacificus isolate PPM17 chromosome 1, ASM2315922v1, whole genome shotgun sequence genome, AAGAGTGGCAGATGCCCCAGCTTAGAAGCCTCAGAGCCGACCCGCCAGTGTCTCCTGCACACACTTCTCAGGGGCCCCCACCAACCCCCTCACCCTCAGGCTCTCCTGCACCTCTGCAGGCCTGCTTGCTCCTCAGAGACTCCCTGAGTCCTCCAACATTTCTCTCAGATCCTGGACTTTGGCTTGGCCAGACAGGCAGACAGTGAGATGACAGGATATGTGGTAACACGGTGGTACCGGGCCCCTGAGGTCATCTTGAATTGGATGCGTTACACACAGACAGGTGAGAGGCAGAAGCCACTCCAGAGACTCAAGGACCCTCAGGCTGCACCTATctccttccatttatttatttatctgtttgcttgctttgtttatatttttgtgctgttcctggggcttgaactcagggcctgggctctgcccttcaACTTATTTTGcacaaggttagctctctaccacttgagccacagctctatttccaacttttttggggggtagtttaacagagataagagtcttatgggctcccctgcccagggctgtcttcaaaccatgatcttccgatctcagcctcctgagtagggttagggtgtgagccaccagcacccagctccttctctttttaatcaaattatttttgtgtgtgtgcccatacCTGGGCTTAAAGACTCTCAAGAtcgcttagccttttctgctcaaggttggcactctgtcaCTCTACTTTCAGGTCTttgttggagtctcatggacttttctgaccaggctagctttgaaccatgatcatcagatttaagcctcctgagtagctaggattataaatgggagccaccagcacttggctttctatttctttcttgcttttcttttcagcGCTAGGGATTTAAATAGGGCctcactcatgctaggcaagtggtctacACTAAGtcatccccagcccttccattTGTGACAGGGAGCCTCGTGGAGACTGCTCTCAGGGAGGTggctgagctggggggggggtggcgaggaGCCTGGGGGGAATGGGGTACGTGGAGCCCTCTCTAGTCTGTGTCGGCACTCTTCCCCCTCCTGCACCCCTGCTCCAGACCTGTGTGTACCCTTCTCCTGTATCTTCTTTCTTGGGtgccctctccctctttcccatgCCTGAATCCTCACCACCCTGggtccgtgtgtgcgtgtgtgtgtgtgtgtgtgcatgcgcgcacacgtGCGTGCCTGCGTATGTGTCACCTCCACCCATGGGCACCGATGGAATTAATTTCTGTCTCAGTGGACATCTGGTCAGTGGGCTGCATTATGGCAGAGATGATTACCGGGAAGATACTGTTCAAGGGCAATGACCGTATCCTCACACTTGGTTCGGCGAGGGGCTCATGCCTCGGCGGTGGGTGGTGAGTTAGTCCCCTCCCTCTGGCCCGGTGCTATGCTCCTGACCTTGGTGTAGACCTGGACCAGCTGAAGGAGATCATGAAGGTGACAGGGACGCCCCCTGCTGAGTTCGTGCAGAAACTGCAGAGCGATGAGGTCTGTGGGGCGTTCAGTGGGCAgcctggcctgggcctgggggctgtcctgtCCCTTCACCCTTCTTCTCCCACAGGCTAAGAACTACATGAAGGGTCTCCCAGAGCTGGAGAAGAAGGATTTTGCCTCTGTCCTGACCAATGCAAGCCCTATGGGTATGGCCAGGCAGGTGGGGGTCTGGGCCTTCCTGTGGCCTGGCCTGATTTGTCCTCCCCACAGCTGTGAATCTCCTGGAGAAAATGTTGGTGCTGGATGCAGAGCAGCGGATAACTGCAGTTGAGGCCCTGGCCCATCCCTACTTTGAGTCTCTGCAGGACACAGAGGATGAGCCTAAGGCCCAGAAGTACGACGACTCCTTTGAGGATGTAGATCGCACCCTTGAGGAGTGGAAGCGTGAGTAGGGGCACTGCGTCTGAGCCCTGCACATCCTGGGCCGGTGGCTTCCTGCCCCAGGTCGTTGGTTTGGTGAGGAAGAGGACAAGATGACCAGGGGTGGTATGAGGTTGTGGGGATTGACCATGGTTGTTTCTGGCTAGGGCAGG contains:
- the Mapk12 gene encoding mitogen-activated protein kinase 12 isoform X2, with the translated sequence MTGYVVTRWYRAPEVILNWMRYTQTVDIWSVGCIMAEMITGKILFKGNDHLDQLKEIMKVTGTPPAEFVQKLQSDEAKNYMKGLPELEKKDFASVLTNASPMAVNLLEKMLVLDAEQRITAVEALAHPYFESLQDTEDEPKAQKYDDSFEDVDRTLEEWKRVTYKEVLSFKPPRNLGARASKETAL